The Candidatus Arthromitus sp. SFB-mouse-Japan genome includes a region encoding these proteins:
- the clpX gene encoding ATP-dependent Clp protease ATP-binding subunit ClpX, producing the protein MAKLDESKQLKCSFCGKNQEQVRRLIAGPGVYICDECINLCSEIITDDCVDEQKVEVSKVPKPMEIKDYLDQYIIGQDKAKRSVSVAIYNHYKRINSLIKDNSVEIQKSNILLLGPTGSGKTLIAQTLAKFLNVPFAIADATTLTEAGYVGEDVENILLKLIQNADYDIERAEKGIIYIDEIDKIARKSENPSITRDVSGEGVQQALLKILEGTVASVPPQGGRKHPHQEFIQINTSNILFICGGAFDGMERIIEQRINVRAMGFGADISSKENKELDKIFANILPEDLLKFGLIPEFIGRLPILVSLNALTVDALVRILKEPKNAIVKQYKKLFEYDEVELEFEEKALECISRKAISRNTGARGLRTIVEDLLIDVMYNIPSDKNIDKVVVTERSVDDKKIDIFYKKDGKGNNDIESA; encoded by the coding sequence ATGGCGAAATTAGATGAAAGCAAGCAATTAAAATGTTCTTTCTGTGGTAAAAATCAGGAGCAAGTGAGGAGGTTAATTGCTGGTCCTGGGGTATATATATGTGATGAATGTATAAATTTATGTTCAGAAATAATAACAGATGATTGTGTAGATGAACAAAAGGTTGAGGTATCTAAGGTACCTAAACCTATGGAGATAAAGGATTATTTAGATCAATATATTATAGGTCAGGATAAAGCAAAGAGATCAGTGTCAGTAGCTATATATAATCATTATAAGAGAATTAATTCACTTATAAAAGATAATAGCGTTGAGATACAAAAAAGTAATATATTATTACTGGGACCAACTGGTTCTGGAAAGACTTTAATAGCCCAAACTTTGGCAAAATTTTTGAATGTACCATTTGCTATAGCTGATGCTACGACGTTAACTGAAGCTGGATATGTTGGAGAAGATGTAGAAAATATATTGTTGAAGTTGATACAGAATGCGGATTATGATATAGAGCGTGCTGAAAAAGGCATAATATATATAGATGAAATAGATAAAATTGCTAGAAAGTCTGAAAATCCTTCTATAACTAGGGATGTATCTGGCGAAGGTGTTCAACAGGCACTACTTAAGATATTGGAAGGTACGGTAGCATCTGTACCACCACAGGGTGGGAGAAAGCATCCGCATCAGGAATTTATACAAATAAATACTTCTAATATATTATTTATTTGTGGTGGTGCTTTTGATGGTATGGAAAGGATTATAGAGCAAAGAATTAATGTTAGAGCTATGGGATTTGGAGCGGATATAAGTTCTAAGGAGAATAAGGAATTAGATAAAATATTTGCTAATATATTACCAGAAGATTTATTGAAGTTTGGATTAATACCTGAGTTTATAGGGCGTTTACCTATACTTGTTTCATTAAATGCATTAACTGTGGATGCATTAGTTAGAATATTAAAAGAACCTAAAAATGCTATAGTAAAGCAATATAAGAAATTATTTGAATATGATGAGGTTGAATTAGAGTTTGAAGAGAAAGCGCTCGAATGTATATCGAGGAAAGCTATTAGTAGGAATACTGGAGCTAGAGGTCTTAGAACTATAGTTGAAGATTTGCTGATTGATGTTATGTATAATATACCTTCAGATAAAAATATAGATAAAGTTGTAGTAACTGAAAGGAGTGTAGATGATAAAAAAATAGATATTTTTTATAAAAAAGATGGAAAAGGTAATAATGACATAGAAAGTGCTTAG
- the yihA gene encoding ribosome biogenesis GTP-binding protein YihA/YsxC, with protein sequence MFIYDSKFIKSAVSCKDFPNDGLKEIAIVGRSNVGKSSLINSLLQRKRIAKVSSTPGKTRTLNFFLINNSFYLVDLPGYGYAKVSKSERDSWKYIAESYFNNRVYIDRVILLIDSRHDPFESDVTMYNWINSLNYKIDIIATKSDKLSYSQIKKNEHIFKRQFSKSNILFYSSLKNYNRDELVNFIFS encoded by the coding sequence ATGTTTATATATGATAGTAAATTTATAAAATCAGCAGTAAGTTGTAAAGATTTTCCTAATGATGGATTAAAGGAAATAGCTATTGTAGGAAGGTCTAATGTAGGTAAGTCTAGTTTAATAAATTCGTTATTACAACGTAAAAGGATAGCAAAGGTTAGTTCTACTCCAGGTAAAACAAGGACTTTAAATTTTTTTTTGATAAATAATTCATTCTATCTAGTAGATTTACCTGGATACGGTTACGCTAAGGTTTCTAAAAGTGAAAGGGATTCGTGGAAGTATATAGCAGAATCATATTTTAATAATAGAGTGTATATAGATAGGGTTATACTTTTAATAGATTCGAGGCATGATCCGTTTGAAAGTGATGTAACGATGTATAATTGGATTAATAGTTTGAATTATAAGATAGATATTATAGCCACTAAATCTGATAAATTAAGCTATTCTCAGATTAAAAAAAATGAGCATATTTTTAAGAGACAGTTTAGTAAGTCTAATATATTATTTTACTCCTCTTTGAAAAATTATAATAGGGATGAATTGGTAAATTTTATATTTTCATAG
- a CDS encoding tetratricopeptide repeat protein, with protein sequence MYKKYFEILKLHENASLDQVKSSYKNLINIYNEQLINNSSNYEEINKKISELNSAYDYLMNNLFINPNNQRISLSQIRELINLNKLDEAKNKLWKIEDRNAEWNYLMGQIYYKEGWYDKSRNHFEIAYNLEPNNFEYSNAYNSFENINNQFRKTYSKRVTTNHGYGCCDTCCTLWCIDSCCECCGCDFITCC encoded by the coding sequence ATGTATAAAAAATATTTTGAAATATTAAAATTGCATGAAAATGCATCATTAGATCAAGTAAAATCCTCCTATAAAAACTTAATTAATATATATAATGAACAACTTATTAACAACAGCTCAAACTATGAAGAAATAAATAAAAAAATCTCAGAGTTAAACAGTGCCTACGATTATTTAATGAATAATTTATTTATTAATCCTAATAATCAAAGAATATCACTATCACAAATTAGAGAATTGATAAATTTAAACAAACTAGATGAAGCAAAAAATAAACTTTGGAAAATTGAAGATAGAAATGCAGAATGGAATTATTTAATGGGTCAGATATACTACAAAGAAGGCTGGTATGATAAGAGTAGAAATCACTTTGAAATCGCATATAATTTAGAGCCCAATAACTTCGAATATAGCAATGCTTACAACTCATTTGAAAACATAAACAATCAATTTAGAAAAACCTATTCAAAAAGAGTTACTACAAATCATGGATATGGATGCTGCGATACTTGTTGTACATTATGGTGTATAGATTCATGTTGCGAATGTTGTGGCTGTGATTTTATAACTTGCTGTTAA
- a CDS encoding DUF5685 family protein, with protein MFGYIYPFKMDLKLKHYNTFKSYYCSLCHTIKKNYGNIPRISLNFDITFMAIFLDSFSIKKPVIEKKVCLIHPIEKKYIMKNISSIEYSSHINIILTHNKIVDDINDENNLLSKILLPISNKYMQNLPNYLNNIKHKINNHLKNLKELENKNKILSIDEYAHPFSNLMKEIFNFYCKFNDFDNKTLVHINRLSYSLGKWIYIIDSLNDIEKDLKTSSFNPIIHIHNITKEKINIEKFKKSIQDKYYPLLTHVNYNCLENFKYLKLNKNYDLIENILQLGMPFKTDKIINNFNCNNKKEVSMNV; from the coding sequence ATGTTTGGATATATATATCCATTTAAAATGGATTTAAAATTAAAACACTATAACACATTTAAAAGCTATTATTGTAGCCTATGTCACACAATTAAAAAAAATTATGGAAATATCCCGAGAATAAGCCTTAATTTCGATATAACTTTTATGGCTATATTCCTTGATAGTTTCTCAATTAAAAAACCAGTTATAGAAAAAAAGGTATGCTTGATTCATCCAATTGAAAAAAAATATATAATGAAAAATATATCTAGCATAGAATACTCAAGTCACATAAATATAATTTTAACACATAATAAAATTGTTGACGATATTAATGATGAAAATAATTTACTTTCAAAAATACTTCTCCCAATTTCCAATAAATATATGCAAAATTTACCAAACTATCTTAATAATATTAAACATAAAATAAATAATCATCTGAAAAATTTAAAAGAACTTGAAAATAAAAATAAAATTTTATCAATAGACGAATATGCACATCCATTTAGCAATCTAATGAAAGAAATATTTAATTTTTATTGTAAATTTAATGATTTCGACAATAAAACCCTAGTACATATAAATAGACTATCTTACAGTCTAGGTAAATGGATATATATAATAGATTCACTAAATGATATAGAAAAAGATCTCAAAACTAGCTCCTTTAATCCCATAATTCATATACATAATATTACAAAAGAAAAAATAAACATAGAAAAATTTAAAAAGTCAATACAAGATAAATATTATCCACTCTTAACTCATGTTAACTACAATTGTCTTGAAAATTTTAAGTATTTGAAATTAAATAAAAACTATGATTTAATTGAAAATATACTACAATTAGGAATGCCTTTTAAAACAGATAAAATCATAAATAACTTTAATTGCAATAATAAAAAGGAAGTGTCTATGAATGTATAA
- a CDS encoding M20 metallopeptidase family protein, translating into MLNNIDFLKEAINLRNEIINHRRHFHKHPEMGFEEFETCRTILNYLNHLGIENKVLSGTGIVAIINGKEKGKTIALRSDLDALPIDDLKNVEYSSKISGKMHACGHDGHISILMGVARILNNHKDKFKGSVKLIFEPAEETVGGAKFMIRDGVLDNPKVDAIVGLHVSELIDSGCIGMKYGVVNAASNPFEIIIKGKGGHGAHPEDCIDPIVAACNIVTSLQTIISREISPHNPSVLTIGKFIGGTAPNIIPEEVKLEGVIRTLTKEDRAMVIKRLREICNGIAVSMRVNVEVEIVDGYPCLYNDDKMVFLGERVFKKVIGDENVIMDINPSMGVESFAYFSQEVPSLFYFLGTRNISKGIIHPAHGGLFDLDEEGLVLGVALQSAIAFSYLNNLD; encoded by the coding sequence TTGTTGAATAATATAGATTTTTTGAAAGAGGCTATAAACTTAAGAAATGAGATTATAAATCATAGAAGGCATTTTCATAAGCATCCTGAGATGGGATTCGAAGAGTTTGAAACGTGTAGAACAATATTAAATTATTTGAATCATTTGGGAATTGAAAATAAAGTTTTATCAGGAACAGGGATTGTGGCTATTATAAACGGGAAAGAGAAAGGAAAAACAATTGCACTTAGATCTGATTTGGATGCACTTCCAATTGACGATTTAAAAAATGTAGAATATTCATCAAAGATATCGGGTAAGATGCATGCCTGTGGACATGACGGTCATATTTCAATTTTAATGGGTGTAGCTAGAATACTTAATAATCATAAAGATAAGTTTAAAGGTAGTGTAAAACTTATTTTTGAGCCTGCTGAAGAAACTGTAGGTGGAGCTAAATTTATGATTAGAGATGGTGTTTTAGATAACCCTAAAGTTGATGCTATAGTGGGATTACATGTTTCTGAGCTTATAGACTCAGGATGTATTGGAATGAAATATGGAGTTGTTAATGCTGCTTCTAATCCATTTGAGATAATTATTAAAGGGAAAGGTGGACATGGAGCACATCCAGAAGATTGTATTGATCCTATAGTTGCTGCATGTAACATTGTTACATCTCTTCAAACTATTATAAGTAGAGAAATTAGTCCACACAATCCATCTGTTTTAACTATAGGGAAATTTATTGGTGGGACGGCACCTAATATTATTCCTGAGGAAGTTAAACTTGAAGGAGTTATTAGAACTTTAACCAAAGAAGATAGAGCAATGGTGATAAAGAGATTGAGGGAGATATGTAATGGTATTGCTGTGTCTATGAGGGTTAATGTTGAGGTTGAAATAGTAGATGGATACCCATGTTTGTATAATGATGATAAAATGGTATTTTTGGGAGAAAGAGTATTTAAAAAGGTAATAGGTGATGAAAATGTAATTATGGATATAAATCCATCTATGGGAGTTGAAAGTTTTGCATATTTCTCTCAAGAAGTGCCCTCACTTTTTTATTTTTTAGGTACAAGAAATATATCAAAAGGTATTATTCATCCAGCTCATGGAGGATTGTTTGATTTAGATGAAGAAGGTCTTGTGCTCGGAGTTGCACTCCAAAGTGCGATAGCGTTTAGTTATTTAAATAATTTAGATTAG
- a CDS encoding pseudouridine synthase, with translation MKQEIRIGGNEKNQRLDKFLRKLFKNVELNLIFRDIRKGNIRVNGKKQKINYKIQENDILRIFGYYYKLGNDSQGIDTEEYVEYNKPKICYEDSNILVVVKNIDTLVHSDGNRDTKDLSKDVRMYLSKKKDINLNNNLIFNPSPVNRLDRNTYGLVIFGKNNLATRELCELIKDRIISKYYRVLVEGKIKDGIYTAYIKKDSKLNKSIVYKYKIPESKEIQMEVRVIDTNGVVSLLEINLITGRSHQIRSHLQFLNNPIVGDIKYGNKGLKNYFFNKYGVQNQLLFAYKLSFNGIDENMSINYLNSKVIVAPLPSQFKRIIKQEFKITI, from the coding sequence ATGAAACAGGAGATTAGAATTGGTGGTAATGAGAAGAACCAAAGATTAGATAAGTTTTTAAGGAAATTATTTAAAAATGTTGAATTAAATTTAATATTCAGGGATATAAGAAAGGGGAATATACGAGTTAACGGTAAGAAACAAAAGATAAATTATAAGATACAAGAAAATGATATTTTGAGAATATTTGGATATTATTATAAGTTAGGTAATGATAGTCAAGGTATAGATACTGAAGAATATGTAGAATATAATAAACCAAAGATATGTTATGAAGATTCAAATATATTGGTTGTAGTGAAGAATATTGATACTCTAGTTCATTCAGATGGTAACCGTGATACAAAAGATTTAAGTAAAGATGTTAGGATGTATTTGTCTAAGAAAAAAGATATTAATTTAAATAATAATTTGATTTTTAATCCATCACCTGTAAACAGATTGGATAGAAATACTTATGGATTAGTTATATTTGGAAAAAATAATTTAGCTACAAGAGAGTTATGTGAACTTATTAAGGATAGAATAATCTCTAAGTATTATAGAGTTCTTGTTGAAGGTAAAATAAAAGATGGGATTTATACTGCATACATAAAAAAGGATAGTAAATTGAATAAATCAATAGTATATAAGTATAAAATACCGGAATCCAAGGAAATACAAATGGAAGTTAGGGTTATTGATACAAATGGTGTAGTTAGTTTGTTAGAGATAAATTTAATAACTGGAAGAAGTCACCAGATAAGAAGCCACCTTCAATTTTTAAATAATCCAATAGTTGGAGATATAAAATATGGCAATAAAGGATTAAAGAACTATTTTTTCAACAAATATGGAGTACAAAATCAGTTGTTATTTGCATATAAATTGTCCTTTAATGGAATAGATGAAAATATGAGCATAAATTATTTAAATAGTAAGGTGATAGTGGCACCGCTGCCGTCACAATTTAAAAGGATTATAAAACAGGAATTTAAAATTACAATTTAG
- a CDS encoding putative polysaccharide biosynthesis protein codes for MKEQSTGRSFISLSFASILVKIMSLLYVPIIIRILGDEGYGIYLASYDIFSLIYVITNSGMQIAISKQIAEFVAINESQNILKAFQIGNRILFIIGFVGSIVLFLIAKPISSLIGSERAYLGILFLSPTIFFTSILAGYRGLFQGISNMTPIALSQVLEQICNIFISIFCASMLVNNSLELGAAGGTVGTTVGAIIAIIFLCMTMRKQRILYNLNISVPYLNCELERRESDSTKDIIFTFFKYGIPVILTSGIQYVGAVIDLALVKNRLMFAGFDYSTGDILYGLLGKYKTLIYVPLAIIAALSAAVIPSLVKSVVLKDRNNLFKKIRFALKTSLSISIPSCVGLALLSRPIYLILFSTEYSSGYTLMLYGSSLVVFMSIVQIQTTILQGLNKFYSVFTSLFIGVLLKLLSNYFLVGIPSININGAIIGSIVGFLVPMIINGILIKKYIGFKGMGLINSIKPFISSIVMGIFIIIFYKFNSFLFMNNNSIIIKYLTFGLVVIFGCIVYFVFIVVLRYFNKEDLEFIPSSIIRIIPKKIMSKFFN; via the coding sequence ATGAAAGAACAATCTACTGGTAGGAGTTTTATATCTTTATCTTTTGCAAGTATTCTTGTAAAAATTATGTCCCTTTTATATGTTCCAATAATTATAAGAATATTGGGAGATGAAGGATATGGGATTTATTTAGCTTCTTATGATATATTCAGTCTAATATATGTTATAACAAATTCTGGTATGCAAATCGCTATATCTAAGCAAATTGCTGAATTTGTTGCTATTAATGAATCGCAAAACATTTTAAAAGCATTTCAGATTGGGAATAGGATCCTATTTATTATAGGTTTTGTAGGTTCCATTGTTTTATTTTTAATTGCCAAACCAATTTCTTCATTGATAGGTAGTGAAAGAGCATATTTAGGAATTTTATTTCTATCTCCAACTATATTTTTCACATCTATATTAGCGGGGTATAGGGGATTATTTCAAGGTATATCAAATATGACACCCATAGCATTATCTCAAGTGCTTGAACAAATATGTAATATTTTTATAAGTATATTTTGTGCGTCGATGCTGGTAAATAATAGTTTAGAATTAGGAGCTGCAGGAGGTACAGTTGGTACTACAGTTGGTGCGATTATAGCTATTATATTTTTATGTATGACTATGAGGAAACAAAGAATATTGTATAATTTGAACATATCGGTGCCATATTTAAATTGTGAACTTGAGAGGAGAGAAAGCGATTCTACAAAAGATATAATATTTACATTTTTTAAATATGGTATACCTGTAATATTGACATCTGGAATACAGTATGTGGGGGCTGTTATAGATTTAGCTCTTGTTAAAAATAGACTTATGTTTGCTGGTTTTGATTACTCAACAGGGGATATTTTATATGGGTTACTTGGGAAATATAAAACTCTTATATATGTACCACTTGCTATTATTGCGGCTTTATCTGCAGCAGTTATACCTAGTTTGGTTAAATCTGTCGTACTTAAGGATAGAAATAATTTATTTAAAAAAATAAGATTTGCATTAAAGACAAGTTTATCAATATCAATACCTTCGTGTGTTGGATTAGCTTTGTTAAGTAGACCGATATATCTTATTTTATTTTCTACAGAGTATAGTAGTGGATATACCTTAATGCTTTATGGATCTAGTCTTGTAGTATTTATGTCTATTGTGCAAATTCAAACTACTATACTTCAAGGATTAAACAAATTTTATTCGGTATTTACAAGTTTATTTATTGGTGTCTTATTAAAATTATTGAGCAATTATTTTTTAGTTGGCATACCGAGTATAAATATAAATGGGGCTATTATAGGGAGTATAGTTGGATTTTTAGTACCTATGATTATAAATGGTATATTGATTAAAAAATATATAGGATTTAAGGGTATGGGTTTAATAAATAGTATAAAGCCATTCATTTCTTCTATTGTGATGGGTATTTTTATAATAATATTTTATAAATTTAATTCATTTTTATTTATGAATAATAATTCTATTATAATTAAATATTTAACTTTTGGTTTAGTAGTGATATTTGGATGTATAGTATATTTTGTATTTATAGTTGTTTTGAGATATTTTAATAAGGAAGATTTGGAATTTATACCTTCGTCTATTATTAGAATTATACCTAAAAAAATAATGAGTAAATTCTTTAATTAG
- the spoVB gene encoding stage V sporulation protein B, whose protein sequence is MENRNFYKKSFILSSSNILTGILGFIFSIILSKELGAEALGLYGLLMPIYNLFICLMCGGILAAISRLTSIYFDNKYFNKVNITIKTSMIFTLIWSLIIAIIVYTLAPIIAKFIIKDIRIITSIKIICPAMIFISISNILKGYFYGTSQINIPSIIDILEKSIRIIVLIIVIKSFNLKTVEATVTAAYVSICIGEFLSYVFLYSYYRKIKNKYNNNLPISTTKRRLLKDMLKIAFPLCINGLITTLLSTLTTLIIPRRLIKSGLNYTQALSVIGKFNGMALNIVLFPLIIISSISTLLIPDLSKSISKNEIKSAEKRIREVIKISFILGLATMVICFVIPDELSYMFYKRTDLGSYIWFASIVTPVFFISITTYSILNGLGKQNKILLNSLICSIIEILIIYILAGFTKINIFSYAIAIIVDSCLSIILNVKEIKKNIKIKLEITKYIIYILLGILMILVLYLIKSYIPPKFDIIQNLLIIFCGFGAFGITLVRDIRQRPFNIK, encoded by the coding sequence TTGGAAAATAGAAATTTCTATAAAAAATCTTTTATTTTGAGCTCTTCAAATATATTAACAGGTATATTAGGTTTTATATTCTCAATTATTCTTTCAAAAGAACTTGGTGCTGAAGCCTTAGGATTATATGGTCTTCTTATGCCCATATACAATCTTTTCATATGTCTAATGTGTGGTGGTATATTAGCTGCTATATCAAGGCTAACTTCTATATATTTTGATAATAAGTACTTTAATAAAGTTAATATAACAATAAAAACATCAATGATATTTACTCTGATATGGTCACTAATAATTGCAATAATCGTATATACTCTTGCCCCTATTATTGCCAAATTTATAATAAAAGATATAAGAATAATTACTTCTATTAAAATAATTTGCCCTGCTATGATATTTATTTCTATATCAAATATACTTAAGGGATACTTCTACGGTACATCCCAAATAAATATACCATCTATAATCGATATATTAGAAAAATCTATACGTATAATAGTATTGATAATAGTCATTAAATCATTTAATTTAAAAACTGTAGAAGCTACAGTAACTGCAGCATATGTATCGATCTGTATAGGCGAATTTCTAAGCTATGTTTTTTTATACTCTTATTATAGGAAAATTAAAAATAAATATAATAATAATCTACCTATATCCACTACAAAAAGAAGATTATTAAAAGATATGTTAAAAATAGCATTTCCATTATGTATAAATGGTTTAATTACAACACTATTAAGTACATTAACAACACTTATAATCCCCAGAAGACTTATTAAATCTGGTCTTAATTATACACAAGCCTTATCCGTAATAGGTAAATTCAATGGTATGGCTCTAAATATTGTACTATTTCCACTTATAATAATAAGTTCGATCTCTACTTTATTAATTCCAGATTTATCAAAGTCCATAAGCAAAAATGAAATTAAGTCTGCTGAAAAGAGAATACGAGAAGTAATAAAAATATCATTTATACTCGGGCTTGCAACTATGGTTATATGTTTTGTAATACCAGATGAATTATCATATATGTTCTATAAGAGAACTGATTTAGGATCATATATTTGGTTTGCAAGTATCGTAACTCCAGTATTTTTCATTTCAATAACTACATACAGTATTTTAAACGGACTAGGCAAACAAAATAAAATATTATTAAATTCTCTAATATGTTCAATAATAGAAATTTTAATCATATATATATTAGCTGGTTTTACAAAAATAAATATATTTAGCTACGCTATAGCAATAATAGTAGATTCATGTTTATCCATAATTTTAAATGTTAAAGAAATTAAAAAGAACATTAAAATTAAACTAGAAATAACAAAATATATCATTTATATACTTTTAGGTATATTGATGATATTAGTACTATATTTAATAAAATCTTATATACCACCTAAGTTTGATATTATACAAAACCTATTAATAATTTTCTGTGGCTTCGGTGCTTTTGGAATAACTCTCGTCCGTGATATAAGACAACGCCCATTTAATATTAAATAA
- a CDS encoding zinc dependent phospholipase C family protein, with product MGRVELTYGRAVKKIMGITNPIKKVLMKTHCITHKFINNNSIQILNNESLYNISIFMKKYMNFINDGVVWADQDYKSSNHFYNIDTLRGLYGFSDLLNEFKKYYRTAMYYLDKNKIEKCMFYVGVCLHLIQDSTVPQHGSGDLFKEHRTFELWIISKIYDEDKFNIESGVVRFNRIDDYIVKNIVFSQNVSMINKNISDREIRYMNIACEILRRAHETTAGFLIDIYEKINNVI from the coding sequence ATGGGTAGAGTTGAGTTAACGTATGGAAGAGCAGTTAAAAAAATAATGGGTATTACAAATCCTATAAAAAAGGTGTTAATGAAGACTCATTGCATTACACATAAATTTATAAATAATAATTCTATACAAATATTGAATAATGAAAGTTTATATAATATCAGTATTTTTATGAAAAAATATATGAATTTTATAAATGATGGTGTTGTTTGGGCGGATCAGGATTACAAAAGTAGTAACCATTTTTATAATATAGATACGTTAAGAGGATTATATGGATTTTCTGATCTTTTAAATGAATTTAAAAAGTATTATAGAACAGCAATGTATTATTTGGATAAAAATAAAATTGAAAAATGCATGTTTTATGTAGGGGTATGTTTACACCTTATACAGGACTCAACGGTTCCTCAACATGGAAGTGGAGATTTATTTAAGGAACATAGGACATTTGAACTTTGGATAATATCTAAGATATATGATGAAGATAAATTTAATATAGAATCAGGTGTTGTCAGATTTAATAGAATTGATGATTATATTGTTAAAAACATAGTATTTTCTCAAAATGTTAGTATGATTAATAAAAATATAAGTGATAGAGAGATACGGTATATGAATATAGCTTGTGAAATTTTGAGGAGAGCACATGAAACTACGGCTGGATTTTTAATTGATATATATGAGAAAATAAATAATGTGATTTAA